A single region of the Changchengzhania lutea genome encodes:
- a CDS encoding mechanosensitive ion channel family protein translates to MNQDLEKIEEAIKESSAWEKIRSVLDQHYDFTEEISISVQDVLIVITVIFITTLLLRLVLRVLTRNLPKPDKVKFNVVFGYFQWLIYIIILLITLNSLGVNVTAVFAASAALLIGIGLALQTLFQDIISGVFILIDQSVHVGDIIEIEGKVGRVEEIKLRTTRAVTIDNKVLVIPNHLYLENSLYNWTQNGTTTREAVSVGVAYGSDVQLVKKLLIQAASTHPDVIGSPEPTVVFTDFGESSLDFKIVFTINDSFKAQFPKSDIRFEIDKLFRENNVSIPFPQRDLHIIQKPDQNVQIRMKDSNGKSVNDDDNNTPK, encoded by the coding sequence ATGAATCAAGATTTAGAAAAGATAGAGGAGGCCATTAAGGAAAGTTCTGCTTGGGAAAAGATTAGATCGGTGCTAGATCAGCATTATGATTTTACTGAGGAAATCAGTATTTCTGTTCAAGATGTGCTTATCGTTATCACCGTTATATTTATTACAACATTATTGTTAAGGCTCGTATTGAGGGTGCTTACCCGAAATTTACCAAAACCAGATAAAGTTAAATTTAATGTGGTCTTCGGCTATTTTCAATGGCTCATATATATCATCATATTATTAATTACACTCAATTCTTTGGGTGTTAACGTTACAGCAGTGTTTGCCGCTTCTGCCGCATTGCTTATCGGTATTGGTTTGGCATTACAAACCCTCTTTCAAGATATTATATCTGGGGTGTTTATTTTGATTGATCAATCGGTTCACGTTGGTGATATTATTGAAATTGAAGGTAAAGTAGGTCGGGTAGAAGAAATTAAGCTTAGAACTACAAGAGCGGTCACTATCGATAATAAAGTATTGGTCATTCCTAATCATTTATATTTAGAAAATAGTTTATACAACTGGACTCAAAATGGGACAACCACAAGAGAGGCTGTAAGTGTTGGGGTGGCTTACGGCAGTGATGTGCAATTGGTTAAAAAGTTATTGATTCAAGCCGCCAGTACACACCCAGATGTAATTGGTTCTCCTGAACCTACTGTTGTTTTTACAGATTTTGGCGAAAGTTCTTTGGATTTTAAAATTGTTTTCACGATCAATGATAGTTTTAAGGCACAGTTTCCTAAAAGTGATATTCGTTTTGAAATTGATAAGTTGTTTAGAGAGAACAACGTGAGCATTCCATTTCCTCAAAGGGATCTTCATATCATTCAAAAACCAGATCAAAATG
- a CDS encoding ABC transporter permease codes for MNHLPLIIKREYLTKVKNKSFIVMTFLSPIIMIALFSVVAYLSQINNDKVRVVSVLDESGLVSDVFSNTDNITYHILENMSLEDAKELSKESGAFGLLHIDRFKEVNQVSNHIKFYSEESPSLSLISDLESQVSNKLTNIKLENKGVDVAMIKASKMQVTIEQESFKGERTSKTDSVVKLIFGGAAGYLLFMFIIIYGNMIMRSVIEEKTSRIIEIIISSVKPMQLMLGKIIGTSLAGITQFIIWIILAVLLAVIVSSIFGIDIAQVQTPQQDMMQQAMTNPDANMQVQDFITAFYNLPITNLIVAFILFFIAGYLLYSSFYAAIGAAVDNETDTQQFLLPIMMPLILAVYIGFFTVIEDPHGTVSTVFSFIPLTSPVVMLMRIPFGVPIWQQVLSLSILIATFIFTVWFAAKIYRVGILMYGKKPSYKELIKWIKY; via the coding sequence ATGAACCATTTACCACTCATTATAAAGCGTGAATATTTAACCAAGGTTAAAAATAAATCCTTTATAGTCATGACCTTTCTAAGTCCAATCATTATGATTGCCTTATTTAGCGTAGTGGCCTACTTATCACAAATTAACAATGATAAAGTTCGTGTTGTTTCTGTTTTGGATGAATCTGGATTGGTATCTGATGTTTTTTCAAATACCGATAATATAACCTATCATATTCTCGAAAATATGTCATTGGAAGACGCTAAAGAACTTTCAAAAGAAAGTGGTGCTTTTGGCTTACTTCACATTGATAGGTTTAAAGAGGTTAATCAAGTTTCCAATCACATCAAATTTTACTCAGAAGAATCTCCTTCACTGAGTCTCATATCAGATTTAGAAAGTCAGGTTAGTAATAAATTAACTAACATTAAGTTGGAAAATAAAGGTGTAGATGTCGCCATGATTAAAGCCTCTAAAATGCAAGTTACAATTGAACAAGAGAGTTTTAAAGGTGAAAGAACCTCAAAAACGGATAGCGTTGTCAAGCTCATTTTTGGTGGAGCTGCGGGTTATTTGTTATTTATGTTTATCATCATATACGGCAATATGATTATGCGAAGCGTCATTGAGGAGAAAACGAGTCGTATTATAGAGATCATTATATCATCAGTAAAACCCATGCAATTGATGTTGGGGAAAATTATAGGAACCTCTTTAGCAGGTATTACCCAATTTATCATTTGGATTATTTTAGCAGTACTTTTAGCAGTTATCGTATCGTCTATTTTCGGAATCGATATTGCACAAGTGCAAACGCCACAGCAGGATATGATGCAACAGGCCATGACCAATCCAGATGCCAATATGCAAGTTCAAGATTTCATTACCGCATTTTACAATCTCCCTATCACTAATTTAATAGTGGCATTTATTCTGTTCTTTATTGCTGGCTATTTACTGTACAGTTCGTTTTATGCGGCCATTGGTGCGGCTGTTGATAATGAAACCGATACACAACAATTTTTACTGCCTATCATGATGCCGTTAATTCTGGCAGTATATATAGGCTTTTTTACAGTAATTGAAGATCCGCATGGGACGGTCTCAACGGTGTTTTCATTTATACCGTTAACGTCTCCAGTGGTGATGCTAATGCGGATACCATTTGGTGTACCCATTTGGCAACAGGTACTATCACTGTCAATTTTAATTGCTACATTTATTTTTACCGTGTGGTTTGCAGCAAAAATTTACCGTGTGGGTATTTTAATGTATGGAAAAAAACCAAGTTATAAAGAACTTATAAAGTGGATTAAATATTAA
- a CDS encoding ABC transporter ATP-binding protein, translating into MSNLLEVHNVSKNFGNHTALNNISIMVPEGSIFGLLGPNGAGKTTLIRVINQITMPDSGSVILDGEPLNDMHIKDIGYLPEERGLYKSMKVGEQALYLAQLKGLSKAEAKARLKFWFERLEIGDWWNKKIQELSKGMAQKIQFIVTVLHQPKLLIFDEPFSGFDPINANLIKDEILRLREEGATVIFSTHRMESVEELCDDIALIHKSNKILDGKLIDVKRQYKINTFEVGIRTANNDMLKSELSSKYELSPANFKSLEDDLKLNIKLETHEKPNDLLNYLTSKGEVSHFVELIPNVNDIFIQTVKNN; encoded by the coding sequence ATGAGTAACTTACTTGAAGTTCATAATGTTTCTAAAAATTTTGGAAATCACACTGCCTTAAATAATATTTCTATAATGGTTCCTGAGGGTAGTATTTTTGGGCTTTTAGGGCCTAATGGCGCTGGGAAAACCACCTTGATTAGAGTGATTAACCAAATAACCATGCCAGATTCGGGGTCAGTAATTTTAGATGGAGAACCGTTGAATGATATGCACATAAAGGATATTGGTTATTTACCAGAGGAGCGGGGTTTGTATAAATCAATGAAAGTGGGTGAACAGGCACTATATTTAGCGCAATTAAAAGGCTTAAGTAAAGCCGAGGCCAAAGCGCGATTGAAATTTTGGTTTGAACGTTTAGAAATTGGCGACTGGTGGAATAAGAAAATACAGGAACTTTCCAAAGGGATGGCGCAAAAAATACAGTTTATTGTAACGGTGTTGCATCAACCTAAACTCTTAATATTTGATGAACCGTTTTCTGGCTTTGACCCCATCAATGCTAATTTAATAAAAGATGAAATTTTAAGATTACGAGAAGAAGGGGCAACCGTGATTTTTTCAACGCACAGGATGGAGTCTGTTGAAGAGCTTTGTGACGATATTGCTCTAATTCACAAATCAAATAAAATCTTAGACGGTAAGCTGATTGATGTAAAAAGGCAATATAAAATTAACACGTTTGAAGTCGGTATTAGAACAGCAAATAACGATATGTTAAAAAGCGAATTGTCTTCGAAATATGAGTTGTCACCAGCGAATTTTAAAAGTTTGGAAGATGATTTAAAATTAAATATTAAACTGGAAACACACGAAAAACCTAATGATCTTTTAAATTACCTTACCTCAAAAGGCGAGGTATCTCATTTTGTTGAATTGATTCCCAATGTCAACGATATCTTTATTCAAACCGTTAAGAATAACTAA
- the dnaJ gene encoding molecular chaperone DnaJ, with protein MAKRDYYEILGVNKSASTAEIKKAYRKKAIEHHPDKNPDDKEAETKFKEAAEAYEILSDGDKKARYDQFGHQAFENGGGFNGGGMNMDDIFSQFGDIFGGAFGGGGGFSGFGGGGGQRRVKGSNLRIRVKLTLEEIANGVEKKIKVKRKVQAPGTTYRTCPTCNGSGQVTRITNTILGRMQTAAPCNACGGAGQTIDKKPADADAQGLKVAEETVSIKIPPGVVDGMQLKVSGKGNEAPGNGISGDLLVAIEEVDHDKLQREGDNLHYDLYVSYPDAVLGTSKEIDTVTGKVRIKVEAGVQSGKILRLRGKGIPNINGYGKGDLLVHVNVWTPKTLNKQQKEFFEAMQDDEHFAPKPESSDKSFFEKVKDMFS; from the coding sequence ATGGCGAAAAGAGATTACTACGAAATATTGGGTGTCAATAAAAGTGCATCTACGGCAGAAATTAAAAAAGCATACCGTAAAAAGGCGATTGAACATCATCCTGATAAAAATCCTGATGATAAGGAAGCCGAAACTAAATTTAAAGAGGCCGCGGAGGCTTACGAGATTTTAAGCGATGGCGACAAGAAAGCACGGTATGATCAATTTGGTCATCAAGCGTTCGAAAACGGTGGTGGCTTCAACGGTGGCGGTATGAATATGGATGATATATTCAGTCAGTTTGGAGATATCTTCGGTGGTGCTTTTGGTGGTGGCGGCGGTTTTTCAGGATTTGGCGGCGGTGGCGGTCAGCGTCGTGTAAAAGGCAGTAATTTGCGCATCCGCGTAAAACTCACTTTAGAAGAAATAGCTAACGGCGTTGAAAAGAAAATAAAAGTCAAACGTAAAGTTCAGGCTCCTGGTACTACATATAGAACGTGTCCTACCTGTAACGGTAGCGGACAAGTAACGCGCATTACCAATACTATTTTAGGAAGAATGCAAACAGCAGCGCCATGTAATGCTTGTGGTGGTGCGGGTCAAACTATAGATAAGAAACCTGCAGATGCTGATGCACAAGGTTTAAAAGTAGCAGAGGAAACAGTATCGATTAAAATTCCGCCAGGCGTTGTTGATGGTATGCAGCTCAAAGTGTCAGGAAAAGGAAATGAAGCACCAGGCAATGGGATTTCAGGAGATTTACTTGTCGCTATCGAAGAAGTTGATCATGATAAATTACAACGTGAAGGAGATAATTTGCATTACGATTTGTATGTGAGTTACCCAGATGCGGTTTTAGGAACCTCAAAAGAAATTGATACCGTTACAGGTAAAGTGCGCATTAAAGTAGAGGCTGGCGTTCAGTCGGGTAAAATATTGCGCTTGCGCGGAAAAGGAATCCCAAATATTAACGGGTATGGCAAAGGAGATTTACTGGTACACGTGAATGTTTGGACCCCAAAGACCCTAAATAAACAACAAAAGGAATTTTTTGAAGCCATGCAGGATGATGAGCATTTTGCACCAAAACCAGAAAGTTCAGACAAATCATTTTTTGAGAAAGTGAAAGATATGTTTTCTTAA
- a CDS encoding nucleotide exchange factor GrpE, with protein MSKKHKTQDIEDQQVDGFENETVEVDEQEVIEETVEEKLEGELKQEKEKFLRLFAEFENYKKRTSRERIELFSTASEDVMKTMLPVLDDFERALSHIEEDKEAEELRKGVLLIYQKLVNTLEQKGLKVIKVEKGEAFNADNHEAITQIPAPTDDLKGKIIDIIEKGYKLGDKVIRFPKVVIGQ; from the coding sequence ATGAGTAAGAAGCATAAAACACAAGATATTGAAGACCAACAAGTAGATGGTTTTGAGAATGAAACTGTTGAAGTTGATGAGCAAGAGGTTATTGAAGAAACGGTCGAAGAAAAGCTTGAGGGCGAACTAAAACAAGAAAAAGAGAAATTTTTAAGACTTTTTGCTGAGTTTGAAAATTATAAAAAACGTACCTCTAGAGAACGTATTGAATTATTTTCAACGGCTAGTGAAGATGTCATGAAAACCATGTTACCTGTTCTTGATGATTTTGAACGTGCTTTAAGTCATATTGAAGAAGACAAAGAGGCAGAAGAATTAAGAAAAGGGGTGCTTTTAATTTATCAGAAATTGGTAAATACCTTAGAGCAAAAAGGTTTAAAAGTCATCAAAGTTGAAAAAGGGGAAGCTTTTAATGCTGATAATCATGAGGCCATAACACAAATACCAGCGCCTACCGATGATTTAAAAGGGAAAATTATAGATATCATAGAGAAGGGCTACAAATTAGGAGATAAAGTTATTCGTTTTCCAAAAGTTGTTATCGGACAATAA
- a CDS encoding YceI family protein, translating to MKNKFATIFIMSALTVSVMGCKDKANEATTTEAEEVMTPEVVTDKYIADVETSTITWTGYKPTGSHTGNINLENGVLNTADGKIAGGTFLIDMASLKDGEGSAKLEGHLKSPDFFDVENHPTAAFEITGLEEVDGKMMLSGNLALKDVKNNVTFPVSVSNDGDMMTLTSDTFTIDRSKWNVKYGSKSFFDDLGDKFINDDIELKIMVKAKKA from the coding sequence ATGAAAAACAAATTTGCAACAATTTTTATAATGAGCGCCTTAACAGTTTCTGTTATGGGCTGTAAGGATAAGGCTAACGAAGCTACTACTACAGAAGCTGAAGAAGTCATGACCCCAGAAGTGGTTACAGACAAATATATAGCTGATGTTGAAACCTCTACTATTACCTGGACGGGCTACAAGCCCACTGGATCCCATACTGGTAATATCAACTTAGAAAATGGTGTTTTAAATACTGCTGATGGTAAAATTGCCGGTGGAACGTTTTTAATAGATATGGCTTCTTTAAAAGATGGGGAAGGCAGTGCTAAATTAGAAGGCCATTTAAAAAGTCCTGATTTTTTCGATGTTGAAAATCATCCTACGGCAGCTTTTGAAATTACAGGTTTAGAAGAAGTTGATGGCAAAATGATGTTATCTGGAAATTTAGCGCTTAAAGATGTTAAAAACAATGTAACATTCCCTGTTTCTGTAAGCAATGACGGCGACATGATGACGCTTACTAGCGACACCTTTACTATTGATCGTTCTAAATGGAATGTAAAATACGGCTCTAAATCATTTTTTGATGATTTAGGCGATAAATTTATTAATGATGATATAGAGTTAAAAATCATGGTAAAAGCTAAAAAAGCTTAA
- a CDS encoding TIGR03643 family protein gives MNLSVEAIDRIIEIALEDRTTFEAIEFQFGLKEQEVIGLMRYEMIPSSFKMWSKRVQGRKTKHEKLGGFDKGRFKCSRQKQITQNSISKR, from the coding sequence ATGAATTTAAGTGTCGAAGCAATTGATAGAATAATTGAAATAGCCTTGGAAGACCGAACCACTTTTGAAGCAATAGAATTTCAGTTCGGTTTAAAAGAACAAGAAGTGATTGGTTTAATGCGCTATGAAATGATACCTAGTAGTTTCAAAATGTGGAGTAAACGGGTGCAGGGAAGAAAGACCAAGCATGAAAAATTAGGAGGTTTTGATAAAGGCCGATTTAAATGCTCAAGACAAAAACAAATCACTCAAAACAGTATTTCTAAAAGATAG
- a CDS encoding SDR family NAD(P)-dependent oxidoreductase, which produces MKTIIVVGGSKGIGNAIINSLLQHYKVINISRTAPEQSHNHLSHYTCDILEDELPELNSADGLVYCPGSINLKPINRLRLEDFRADFEINVLGAVKSIQAYLPLLKKSTNPAILLFSTVASKLGMPYHASIATAKSGVEGLVKSLGAELAPHIRINAIAPTVTNTDLASKLLRNEKMIENITDRHPLKKFLEPNEVAHLAEFLLSDKALSMSGQVFEMDCGIVSFKI; this is translated from the coding sequence ATGAAAACAATTATAGTTGTTGGCGGAAGTAAAGGAATAGGAAACGCCATTATAAACAGTCTTCTTCAACACTATAAAGTCATTAATATTAGTAGAACTGCTCCAGAGCAATCGCACAATCATTTATCACATTACACTTGTGATATCCTTGAAGATGAATTACCAGAATTAAATTCAGCTGATGGATTGGTGTATTGCCCTGGAAGCATTAATTTAAAACCAATAAATAGATTACGCTTAGAAGATTTTAGAGCAGATTTTGAAATCAATGTTCTGGGCGCCGTAAAATCTATTCAAGCATACTTACCTCTTCTTAAAAAAAGTACAAACCCTGCCATTTTATTGTTTAGCACGGTAGCCAGTAAATTAGGCATGCCATATCATGCTAGTATTGCCACGGCAAAATCTGGTGTTGAGGGCTTGGTAAAATCATTAGGAGCAGAACTCGCCCCACACATACGTATCAATGCCATTGCTCCAACCGTAACTAACACAGATTTAGCATCGAAGCTCTTGCGCAATGAAAAGATGATTGAAAACATCACGGATAGACACCCGCTTAAAAAGTTCTTAGAACCCAACGAAGTAGCGCATTTAGCAGAATTTCTGTTATCTGACAAAGCCCTCTCGATGTCAGGACAAGTTTTTGAAATGGATTGTGGCATTGTAAGTTTTAAAATTTAG